In one Deinococcus aestuarii genomic region, the following are encoded:
- a CDS encoding glyoxalase, whose protein sequence is MPTLMSGLDHVQVEAPAGCEVQARAFFGAFLELPELAKPEALRPRGGVWFGLPDGRQLHVGVTPDFVPREKGHPALRCADLAAFRAHCETHGVPYRADEEAGVPRVFLRDPFGNRLEVVHGGHESVPADAAS, encoded by the coding sequence ATGCCGACCCTGATGTCCGGTCTGGATCACGTGCAGGTCGAAGCTCCCGCCGGGTGTGAGGTGCAGGCGCGGGCTTTCTTTGGCGCGTTCCTGGAGTTGCCCGAACTCGCCAAGCCCGAGGCGCTGAGACCGCGAGGAGGCGTCTGGTTCGGGTTGCCGGACGGGCGGCAACTCCATGTGGGCGTGACCCCCGACTTCGTGCCGCGCGAGAAGGGGCACCCGGCGCTGCGGTGCGCGGACCTCGCCGCCTTTCGGGCCCACTGCGAGACGCACGGCGTCCCTTACCGGGCGGACGAGGAGGCGGGCGTGCCCCGCGTTTTCCTGCGCGACCCCTTCGGCAACCGGCTGGAGGTCGTGCACGGGGGGCACGAAAGCGTCCCCGCCGACGCTGCCTCCTGA
- a CDS encoding kinase, with product MSRTATVTAPAQLIVLRGNSGSGKSSVARALRQRYGYGMAWVEQDYLRRVLLREHDVPHGKNIDLNVRYAMEQGYHVVLEGILSTRHYGPMLRRLRQGCGTASHFYFFDLPFEETVRRHATRPQAREFGVETMHGWYQECDLLPFVAERVIPADSSLEATVERLWNEVGLQRRHGPDEDGP from the coding sequence CTGTCCAGGACGGCCACGGTAACGGCCCCGGCCCAGCTCATCGTCCTGCGCGGCAATTCGGGAAGCGGGAAGAGTTCGGTCGCCCGCGCCCTGCGGCAAAGGTACGGCTACGGCATGGCCTGGGTGGAGCAGGACTACCTGCGGCGTGTCCTGCTGCGTGAGCACGACGTTCCGCACGGCAAGAACATCGACCTGAACGTGCGCTACGCCATGGAGCAGGGGTACCACGTCGTCCTGGAAGGCATCCTGTCCACCCGGCACTACGGCCCGATGCTTCGGCGTCTCCGGCAAGGGTGTGGGACGGCAAGCCACTTTTACTTCTTCGACCTCCCCTTCGAGGAGACCGTCCGCCGTCATGCCACCCGGCCTCAGGCCCGCGAGTTCGGCGTGGAGACCATGCACGGCTGGTATCAGGAGTGCGATCTGCTCCCCTTCGTCGCCGAGCGGGTCATTCCCGCCGACAGCTCTCTGGAGGCGACCGTCGAACGGCTCTGGAACGAGGTCGGCCTCCAGCGCCGTCACGGTCCGGATGAGGACGGTCCCTGA
- a CDS encoding M16 family metallopeptidase: MRTLSPRRSLLLTLALLTGPVALAQTAPPTATPAAPSTPAARPTLPAGVTFVTEVEGVREYRLNNGLRVLLFPDTSKTTFTLNVTYLVGSRHEGYGETGMAHLLEHMVFKGTQRSGNILEQLGKRGADFNGTTSQDRTNYFETMTNTGDNLAWAIRMEADRMVNSRVSAEDLKTEMTVVRNEFESGENSPLRLLLKQTQSVAFDWHNYGNSTIGNRSDVENVPINRLQAFYQRYYQPDNAVVTLAGNFEPDAALRLIAGSFGSVRRPWRTLPPLYTAEPPQDGERSVTVRRVGDEQILLAAYHMPSIRHPDMPALMVLDQILADEPAGRLYRALVQTKQATAIGSLTNSATDPGLMMYGAILGKDDKLAPAQATLLATLEGASKTPFTEEDVARVRTRVVSGYEQLLTKPEEVGVTLSEYIAAGDWRLLFKLRDDIEKVTPADVQRVAAAYLKPTNRTLGTFLPTAQPDRVTITPAPSAAEVLKGYQGRQGLAAGETISPEPAALEARVTREKVAGADVALLPKKTRGERVEFVLSLNFGNPDTARTGKDAADFIAPLLTRGSTGLTRQQLADRLEAIRTRLSVTGSATGATVRVSTDRKNLPEALALARKVLREPTFPQGEFEEIKKASLDSLESGRSDPETVASQALGRAFMPAGAKRGDLTYVPTLDEEIADTRAVTLAQVQDYYRRVWGAARAQVSVVGDFDPATVRAAIPEMLGGFTSGVPYQRVILPLTNPKAQDLVLNVLDKANAIYLARLAFPLRDDNPDYAALTVAMRVFGSGTDSRLFNRLRQKEGLSYGAGGGVSVSSEDEKGNFTTYAIFNPNVTGQVATAMREELDRALKDGFTAQEIEAAKSAILQETRVARSDDGNLASGLARQLYLGRTYAFSADFETKLKAVTPEMARDALRKYVNPANLVVVRAGTFGK, translated from the coding sequence ATGCGAACCCTGTCTCCTCGCCGTAGCCTGCTCCTCACCCTCGCGCTGCTGACGGGCCCAGTTGCCCTCGCGCAGACGGCTCCCCCGACCGCCACCCCCGCCGCACCGAGTACGCCCGCCGCCCGCCCGACCCTACCCGCGGGCGTGACCTTCGTGACCGAGGTCGAGGGTGTGCGCGAGTATCGCCTGAACAACGGGCTGCGGGTGCTCCTCTTCCCCGACACGTCGAAGACGACCTTCACGCTGAACGTGACGTACCTCGTGGGCAGCCGCCACGAGGGCTACGGCGAGACGGGTATGGCGCACCTGCTGGAGCACATGGTCTTCAAGGGCACGCAGAGGAGCGGCAACATCCTCGAACAGCTCGGCAAGCGCGGGGCCGACTTCAACGGCACGACGAGCCAGGACCGCACGAACTACTTCGAGACCATGACGAACACCGGCGACAACCTCGCCTGGGCCATCCGCATGGAGGCCGACCGCATGGTGAACTCGCGGGTGAGCGCCGAGGACCTCAAGACCGAGATGACGGTCGTGCGCAACGAGTTCGAGTCCGGCGAGAACAGCCCGCTGCGGCTCCTCCTCAAGCAGACGCAATCGGTCGCTTTCGACTGGCACAACTACGGCAATAGCACCATCGGCAACCGCTCGGACGTGGAGAACGTGCCGATCAACCGCCTCCAGGCCTTCTACCAGCGGTACTACCAGCCCGACAACGCGGTGGTGACGCTGGCCGGGAACTTCGAGCCGGATGCGGCACTGCGGCTGATCGCCGGGAGCTTCGGCAGCGTCCGCCGCCCGTGGCGCACCCTGCCGCCGCTGTACACGGCCGAGCCCCCGCAGGACGGCGAGCGCAGCGTCACTGTGCGCCGGGTGGGCGACGAGCAAATCCTGCTGGCGGCGTACCACATGCCCAGCATCCGCCACCCCGACATGCCCGCGCTGATGGTGCTCGACCAGATTCTCGCCGACGAGCCCGCCGGGCGGCTCTACCGCGCCCTGGTGCAGACCAAGCAGGCGACCGCCATCGGCAGCCTCACGAACAGCGCGACCGACCCGGGCCTGATGATGTACGGCGCCATCCTGGGCAAGGACGACAAATTGGCCCCCGCCCAGGCGACCCTGCTCGCCACGCTGGAGGGGGCCAGCAAGACGCCCTTCACGGAGGAAGATGTGGCGCGCGTCCGCACCCGGGTGGTGAGCGGCTACGAGCAGCTCCTCACCAAGCCGGAGGAGGTCGGCGTGACCCTCTCCGAGTACATCGCGGCGGGCGACTGGCGGCTGCTCTTCAAGCTGCGCGACGACATAGAGAAGGTGACGCCCGCCGACGTGCAGCGGGTGGCGGCGGCATACCTCAAGCCCACGAACCGCACCCTGGGCACCTTCTTGCCGACCGCGCAGCCCGACCGGGTGACGATCACCCCCGCGCCGAGCGCCGCCGAGGTCCTGAAGGGCTACCAGGGACGGCAGGGCCTCGCGGCGGGTGAGACGATTTCCCCCGAGCCCGCCGCGCTGGAGGCCCGGGTCACCCGCGAGAAGGTGGCGGGGGCGGACGTGGCCCTGCTGCCCAAGAAGACGCGCGGCGAGCGGGTGGAGTTCGTCCTCAGCCTGAACTTCGGCAACCCCGACACCGCCCGCACGGGCAAGGACGCGGCGGACTTCATCGCGCCCCTGCTCACGCGCGGCAGCACGGGCCTGACCCGGCAACAGCTCGCCGACCGCCTGGAGGCCATCCGCACCCGTCTGAGCGTGACGGGCAGCGCGACGGGCGCTACCGTGCGGGTGAGCACCGACCGCAAGAACCTGCCGGAAGCGCTCGCCCTCGCGCGCAAGGTGCTGCGCGAGCCCACCTTCCCGCAGGGCGAGTTCGAGGAGATCAAGAAGGCGAGCCTCGACAGCCTGGAGTCCGGGCGCAGCGACCCCGAGACCGTCGCCAGCCAGGCGCTCGGGCGGGCCTTCATGCCCGCGGGTGCCAAGCGGGGTGACCTGACCTACGTCCCCACCCTCGACGAGGAGATCGCGGACACCCGGGCCGTGACGCTGGCGCAGGTGCAGGATTACTACCGCCGGGTCTGGGGGGCGGCCAGGGCGCAGGTCTCCGTCGTGGGCGACTTCGACCCGGCGACGGTGCGGGCGGCGATTCCCGAGATGCTGGGCGGCTTCACGAGCGGCGTGCCCTATCAGCGGGTGATCCTGCCGCTGACGAACCCGAAGGCGCAGGATCTCGTGCTGAACGTGCTCGACAAGGCGAACGCGATCTACCTCGCGCGGCTGGCCTTCCCGCTGCGTGACGACAACCCCGATTACGCGGCCCTCACCGTCGCCATGCGGGTCTTCGGCTCGGGCACCGACTCGCGGCTCTTCAACCGGCTGCGGCAGAAGGAGGGCCTGAGCTACGGGGCGGGCGGCGGCGTCAGCGTCTCCAGCGAGGACGAGAAGGGGAACTTCACGACCTACGCGATCTTCAACCCGAACGTGACGGGGCAGGTCGCCACCGCCATGCGCGAGGAACTCGACCGCGCCCTGAAAGACGGCTTCACCGCGCAGGAGATCGAGGCCGCCAAGTCCGCCATCCTTCAGGAGACGCGCGTGGCCCGCAGCGACGACGGCAACCTCGCCTCCGGCCTCGCCCGCCAGCTCTACCTGGGCCGCACCTACGCCTTCAGCGCCGACTTCGAGACGAAGCTCAAGGCCGTCACTCCCGAGATGGCGCGGGATGCCCTGCGGAAATACGTGAACCCGGCGAACCTCGTGGTCGTGCGGGCGGGAACGTTCGGGAAGTAG
- the pgl gene encoding 6-phosphogluconolactonase, whose product MNLRVFPSPEATAQAAAEAFAGAAREAAQARGAFHVALSGGSTPKLMYRSLREMTDVPWEFVHVYFSDERSVGPDNSESNFRLAHDELLRHVPIPKPQIHRMEGERRPLEEAASAYAALLPERLDVVLLGMGDDGHTASLFPGTAALTAGGRVAANWVPRLDTGRLTFTYDEINAARERWLLVTGAGKAGVLRQVTAGEVDYPVAGVRDPVWFVDEAAAGELTR is encoded by the coding sequence ATGAACCTCCGCGTCTTTCCCTCGCCCGAGGCCACCGCGCAGGCCGCCGCCGAAGCCTTCGCCGGGGCCGCGCGGGAGGCCGCGCAGGCACGCGGCGCCTTCCACGTTGCCCTCTCAGGGGGCAGCACGCCAAAGCTGATGTATCGCTCTCTGAGAGAGATGACGGATGTGCCCTGGGAGTTCGTCCACGTTTACTTCAGTGACGAGCGGAGCGTGGGGCCGGACAATTCGGAGAGCAACTTCCGCCTCGCGCACGACGAGCTGCTCCGTCATGTGCCCATCCCGAAACCCCAGATTCACCGCATGGAGGGCGAGCGCCGCCCGCTGGAGGAGGCCGCGAGCGCGTACGCGGCGTTGCTCCCCGAACGGCTCGACGTGGTGCTGCTGGGCATGGGGGACGACGGGCACACCGCGAGCCTCTTCCCCGGCACGGCGGCGCTGACGGCGGGCGGGCGGGTCGCGGCGAACTGGGTGCCGAGGCTCGACACCGGGCGGCTGACCTTCACCTATGACGAGATCAACGCGGCGCGGGAGCGCTGGCTCCTCGTGACCGGGGCGGGCAAGGCGGGCGTGCTGCGTCAGGTGACGGCGGGCGAGGTCGACTACCCGGTGGCGGGCGTGCGCGACCCGGTGTGGTTCGTGGACGAGGCGGCGGCGGGCGAGCTCACGCGGTAG
- the tmk gene encoding dTMP kinase, whose product MTSLFVTFEGPEGAGKSTQVGRLASRLKGVGAAHLVTREPGGTALGSRVREVLLDPALDIDPLPEFLLYSASRAQLVREVIRPALSRGEVVLCDRYADSSRAYQGSGRGLETSLLETVTREATGDLVPDLTVLLDLDPAVGLARAASRGQPDRLERADLTFHTHVREGFLALAAREPGRFLVLDATRAPDVLEEDIWAAVGERLTVQTG is encoded by the coding sequence ATGACCTCCCTTTTCGTCACCTTCGAGGGACCCGAGGGTGCGGGCAAGAGCACCCAGGTCGGGCGGCTCGCCTCGCGGCTGAAGGGGGTGGGGGCGGCGCACCTCGTCACGCGGGAGCCGGGGGGCACGGCGCTGGGGTCACGGGTGCGGGAGGTGCTGCTCGACCCGGCGCTCGACATCGATCCGCTGCCCGAATTCCTGCTGTACTCGGCGAGCCGCGCCCAGCTCGTGCGGGAGGTAATCCGGCCTGCCCTCTCACGTGGGGAGGTCGTGCTCTGCGACCGCTACGCGGACTCCAGTCGGGCGTATCAGGGGTCGGGGCGGGGGCTGGAGACTTCGCTCCTGGAGACGGTGACGCGGGAGGCGACGGGGGACCTCGTCCCCGACCTCACGGTGCTGCTCGACCTCGACCCCGCCGTGGGGCTCGCGCGGGCGGCCTCGCGCGGGCAGCCCGACCGCCTCGAACGCGCCGACCTGACCTTCCACACCCACGTCCGGGAAGGGTTTCTGGCCCTCGCCGCCCGGGAGCCGGGGCGCTTTCTGGTGCTGGACGCGACCCGCGCCCCCGACGTGCTGGAGGAAGACATCTGGGCGGCGGTGGGGGAGAGGCTGACCGTTCAGACCGGCTAG
- a CDS encoding TrmB family transcriptional regulator, translating into MSAVIHLQALGLTEYEARAYTALLALGRAVPARVARQAGIPRPKIYETLERLEGRGLAARVGQNPLEYAPLSAREYLARARRAFDDRLGALDRDLSRLAPDPAPEAVYHLYGEAAIRSLCEDLTLNARRSVFLAGEPALADRLERLTPRGVEVHRAALAGLPTVAADGQRAFLLARDGEAALIAHFIEEGGVGEAHGVHTHNPVVVHLIEGYVRLAAERAPAEAPVGR; encoded by the coding sequence ATGAGCGCCGTGATTCACCTGCAAGCCCTGGGACTGACCGAGTACGAGGCCCGCGCTTACACGGCCCTGCTGGCCCTCGGGCGCGCCGTGCCCGCCCGGGTGGCGCGGCAGGCGGGCATTCCACGCCCCAAGATCTACGAGACGCTCGAACGGCTGGAGGGCCGGGGGCTGGCGGCGCGGGTGGGGCAAAACCCGTTGGAGTACGCGCCCCTGAGTGCCCGCGAGTACCTCGCCCGGGCCCGCCGCGCGTTCGACGACCGCCTGGGTGCCCTCGACCGCGACCTCTCGCGTCTGGCCCCCGACCCGGCGCCCGAGGCCGTGTACCACCTCTACGGCGAGGCGGCCATCCGCAGCCTGTGCGAGGACCTGACGCTCAATGCCCGGCGCAGCGTCTTCCTCGCGGGGGAGCCTGCGCTCGCCGACCGCCTGGAGCGACTCACCCCGCGCGGGGTGGAGGTGCACCGCGCCGCCCTGGCTGGGCTGCCCACCGTCGCTGCCGACGGCCAGCGCGCCTTCCTGCTCGCCCGCGACGGCGAGGCGGCCCTGATCGCCCACTTCATCGAGGAGGGTGGGGTGGGCGAGGCGCACGGCGTGCACACCCACAACCCGGTGGTCGTTCACCTGATCGAGGGGTACGTGCGGCTGGCGGCAGAGCGCGCTCCCGCCGAGGCGCCGGTGGGCCGTTGA
- a CDS encoding Nif3-like dinuclear metal center hexameric protein: MGRMTETPPRRAEVERDTLVRWLNEYLNIGGYPDPSLNGLQIEGTPVIRRVAASVDTSVKTLQDAADSGADLLIVHHGLFWGRPLPVVGPHRERIRTAIMADLNLYAAHIPLDAHPEVGNNAMMATALSLQDRRPFGDWRGHRIGLAGELPFSQSLQDFADRVQKLTGEICLVHGGGAPNVSRLGIVSGGGAGTVAEAAAAGLDTLLTGEPEHKHFHDAFEYGVNVVFAGHYETEVFGVRALAARIEDEFGLPWHFLHHPTGL, from the coding sequence ATGGGCCGCATGACGGAGACCCCCCCCCGCCGCGCCGAGGTCGAACGTGACACGCTCGTGCGCTGGCTGAACGAGTACCTCAACATCGGCGGCTACCCCGACCCCAGCCTCAACGGCCTCCAGATCGAGGGCACGCCGGTCATCCGCCGGGTCGCGGCGAGCGTGGACACCAGCGTCAAGACCCTCCAGGACGCGGCCGACAGCGGGGCCGACCTGCTGATCGTCCACCACGGGCTGTTCTGGGGCAGGCCCCTGCCGGTTGTCGGGCCGCACCGCGAGCGAATCCGCACAGCGATCATGGCCGACCTGAACCTCTACGCCGCCCACATCCCTCTCGACGCGCACCCGGAGGTGGGCAACAACGCGATGATGGCAACCGCCCTCAGCCTGCAAGACCGCCGCCCCTTCGGCGACTGGCGGGGGCACCGGATCGGGCTGGCGGGCGAGCTGCCCTTCTCCCAGAGTCTCCAGGACTTCGCCGACCGGGTGCAGAAGCTGACGGGCGAAATCTGCCTCGTCCACGGGGGCGGCGCGCCGAACGTGAGCCGCCTGGGCATCGTCAGCGGCGGTGGGGCGGGCACGGTCGCCGAGGCGGCGGCGGCGGGCCTCGACACCCTGCTCACGGGCGAGCCCGAGCACAAGCACTTCCACGACGCCTTCGAGTACGGCGTGAACGTCGTCTTCGCCGGGCATTACGAGACCGAGGTCTTCGGGGTGCGCGCCCTCGCCGCCCGGATAGAGGACGAGTTCGGGTTGCCGTGGCACTTCCTGCACCATCCGACGGGGTTGTGA
- a CDS encoding nuclear transport factor 2 family protein has product MANLTETFMERLQTIEASGDPAPLVELFADETTLRNMTTQEWSGVDGAQDFWTRYLANFETIRSEFFHHADDGHTGMMEWEATGKLTDGADIAYRGISVIEHDGQKVQAFRTYYDSAAFVKPAVES; this is encoded by the coding sequence ATGGCGAACCTGACTGAGACGTTCATGGAAAGACTTCAGACCATCGAGGCGAGCGGCGACCCCGCGCCCCTGGTGGAACTCTTCGCGGACGAGACGACGCTGCGCAACATGACGACTCAGGAGTGGAGCGGCGTGGACGGGGCGCAGGACTTCTGGACGCGCTACCTGGCGAACTTCGAGACCATCCGCAGCGAGTTCTTCCACCACGCCGACGACGGCCACACCGGCATGATGGAGTGGGAGGCGACCGGCAAACTCACGGACGGGGCGGACATCGCCTACCGGGGCATCAGCGTGATCGAGCACGACGGCCAGAAGGTGCAGGCCTTCCGCACGTACTACGACTCCGCCGCCTTCGTGAAGCCCGCCGTGGAATCCTGA
- a CDS encoding glutaminyl-peptide cyclotransferase — translation MRARLPLPVCLAAAALTLGPVLPRVGATPAPTTAAQPAPALLTPSVTARYRHDRAAFTQGLQYVGQGTLVESTGQVGESGVRRVELRTGRVLAGVPTPISTAFGEGVTVLDGVAYHITWRTGVAFALDAATLREVGRYRYQGEGWGLTHDGKALIMSDGSNVLFWRDPKTFAVTRTLRVTDGGQPVRNLNELEYVQGSVYANVWLTNRIARIDPKTGNVTAWIDVGALTQEASAAASRAGQPLTFDDVPNGIAFVPERGTLLLTGKRWPTVFEVRLPGVTAQAARRP, via the coding sequence ATGCGCGCCCGACTTCCCCTTCCCGTCTGCCTGGCTGCCGCCGCCCTCACCCTAGGCCCCGTGCTGCCCCGGGTGGGGGCGACTCCGGCCCCGACCACGGCGGCCCAGCCCGCGCCCGCGCTTCTCACCCCGAGTGTCACGGCCCGCTACCGGCACGACCGCGCGGCGTTCACCCAGGGCTTGCAGTACGTGGGCCAGGGCACGCTCGTCGAGAGCACCGGGCAGGTCGGCGAGTCGGGGGTGCGGCGGGTCGAGCTGAGGACGGGCCGGGTGCTCGCCGGGGTGCCCACCCCCATCTCCACCGCCTTCGGGGAGGGCGTGACGGTGCTGGACGGCGTGGCCTACCACATCACGTGGCGCACGGGTGTGGCCTTCGCCCTCGACGCGGCGACCCTGCGCGAGGTGGGCCGCTACCGCTACCAGGGCGAGGGCTGGGGTCTGACTCACGACGGGAAGGCCCTCATCATGAGTGACGGCTCGAACGTCCTCTTCTGGCGCGACCCGAAGACCTTTGCCGTCACCCGCACCCTGCGCGTGACCGACGGCGGGCAGCCCGTCCGGAACCTCAACGAGCTGGAGTACGTGCAGGGCAGCGTCTACGCGAACGTCTGGCTCACCAACCGCATCGCCCGCATCGACCCGAAGACGGGCAACGTCACCGCCTGGATCGACGTGGGCGCCCTGACGCAGGAGGCCAGCGCCGCCGCGAGCCGGGCCGGGCAGCCCCTCACCTTCGACGACGTGCCCAACGGCATCGCCTTTGTCCCCGAGCGCGGCACCCTGCTCCTCACGGGCAAGCGCTGGCCCACAGTGTTCGAGGTGCGGCTCCCCGGCGTGACGGCGCAGGCGGCCAGACGACCCTGA
- the queG gene encoding tRNA epoxyqueuosine(34) reductase QueG, with translation MNAAELLSDLAVFLGADAVGWAPAQVPAASVEEYAGWLGAGRHAGMAYLERQLPARSDPSSRLEGAGSVLVLGVSHAFEEPPVPAGGVRVGRVARYAWTPDYHDQLQPVLTRLEEEAAGLGVKARGYVDHGPVMERLFAAGAFLGWRGKSGMNVSTRLGAFVTLAVLLTDLPFGETHVAHPDRCGRCFRCVAACPTNAIGDDRAIDARRCVSYLTIEHRGPIPDEFRAGVGDWLFGCDVCSEVCPWSQKAGPLARLLQPQAELAHPDLGAFFGIGEREFERRFAGTAFLRPRRKGMARNALTVLGNTRAPGGWPLLLAGKEDPAWEVREAAAWALGRWGETAHVQFLLDDPHETVRATATRALTEAS, from the coding sequence GTGAACGCTGCCGAACTCCTCTCCGACCTCGCCGTGTTCCTCGGGGCGGACGCGGTAGGGTGGGCTCCAGCGCAGGTTCCGGCGGCCTCGGTGGAGGAGTACGCCGGGTGGCTGGGGGCGGGGCGGCACGCGGGGATGGCTTACCTGGAACGGCAGCTCCCGGCCCGCTCGGACCCGTCCTCCCGGCTGGAGGGGGCGGGCAGCGTCCTCGTGCTCGGCGTCTCACACGCCTTTGAGGAACCGCCCGTCCCGGCTGGGGGAGTGCGGGTGGGGCGGGTCGCGCGTTACGCCTGGACGCCCGATTATCACGACCAGCTCCAGCCCGTGCTGACCCGGCTGGAGGAGGAGGCGGCCGGGCTGGGGGTGAAGGCACGCGGATACGTGGACCACGGCCCGGTGATGGAGCGCCTCTTTGCGGCGGGCGCTTTCCTGGGCTGGCGCGGCAAATCGGGGATGAACGTCAGCACGCGGCTGGGCGCTTTCGTGACGCTGGCGGTGCTGCTCACCGACCTGCCCTTCGGGGAAACGCACGTGGCCCACCCCGACCGCTGCGGGCGTTGCTTCCGCTGCGTGGCCGCCTGCCCGACGAACGCCATCGGGGACGACCGGGCCATCGACGCGCGGCGCTGCGTCTCGTACCTGACCATCGAACACCGGGGGCCGATCCCGGACGAATTCCGCGCTGGAGTCGGCGACTGGCTCTTCGGCTGCGACGTGTGCTCGGAGGTCTGCCCGTGGTCGCAGAAGGCGGGGCCCCTCGCCCGGTTGCTCCAGCCACAGGCCGAACTGGCCCACCCAGACCTGGGCGCCTTTTTCGGCATCGGCGAGCGTGAGTTCGAGCGGCGGTTCGCGGGCACGGCCTTCCTGCGCCCCCGCCGCAAGGGGATGGCCCGCAACGCCCTGACGGTGCTGGGCAATACCCGGGCTCCCGGGGGCTGGCCGCTTCTCCTCGCCGGGAAAGAGGACCCCGCCTGGGAGGTGCGCGAGGCCGCCGCCTGGGCGCTGGGCCGCTGGGGCGAGACAGCCCATGTCCAATTCCTCCTTGACGACCCGCACGAGACGGTGCGTGCCACCGCCACCCGAGCCTTGACCGAGGCTTCATGA
- a CDS encoding glucose-6-phosphate dehydrogenase assembly protein OpcA, which yields MTTATDLRPLGPVETKVQRAQATLDELWAQTDVETRAYTGNIVALTVRRHRERVEEALAGLEGRYAGRQIIGVMDGQKEVVVQASLVPQRGGLYIERLTLEASPEQLQGAILPLLRPATVNHVWWGADTKPEGVLLRELTDIADQVIADSLTLDIPPARHYALADLGWSRSAGWREALAQLFDSPDAARQLPKVDRLVVRYAGRNELPARLFAGWVASTLGWRDLSGADFRPARCGRENGDLCSVELIGEGVHFSLAASEGDIARTRCEWPGMTRATEINVPRMTLAEGLARVMARPERREVFERAWTLAKGSLEGRA from the coding sequence ATGACCACCGCCACCGACCTTCGTCCCCTCGGTCCCGTCGAGACCAAGGTCCAGCGGGCGCAGGCCACCCTGGACGAGCTGTGGGCGCAGACGGACGTGGAGACGCGGGCGTACACCGGCAACATCGTGGCGCTGACGGTAAGGCGTCACCGGGAGCGGGTGGAGGAGGCGCTGGCCGGGCTGGAGGGGCGCTACGCGGGGCGGCAGATCATCGGGGTGATGGACGGGCAGAAGGAGGTCGTCGTGCAGGCGAGCCTGGTGCCGCAGCGGGGCGGGCTGTACATCGAGCGGCTGACGCTGGAGGCGAGCCCCGAGCAGCTTCAGGGGGCGATCCTGCCCCTCTTGCGCCCGGCGACCGTCAACCACGTGTGGTGGGGGGCGGACACCAAGCCGGAGGGGGTGCTGTTGCGCGAGCTGACCGACATCGCCGATCAGGTCATCGCCGACAGCCTGACGCTCGACATTCCCCCGGCGCGGCACTACGCGCTGGCCGACCTGGGGTGGAGCCGTTCGGCGGGGTGGCGGGAGGCGCTGGCGCAGCTTTTCGACTCGCCCGACGCCGCGCGGCAACTGCCGAAGGTGGACCGCCTGGTCGTGCGCTACGCGGGGAGGAACGAGTTGCCCGCCCGCCTCTTCGCGGGGTGGGTGGCGAGCACGCTGGGCTGGCGCGACCTGAGCGGCGCCGACTTCCGCCCCGCCCGTTGCGGACGCGAGAACGGCGACCTGTGCAGCGTGGAACTCATCGGCGAGGGGGTGCATTTCTCGCTGGCGGCCTCGGAGGGCGACATCGCCCGCACCCGCTGCGAGTGGCCGGGCATGACCCGCGCGACCGAGATCAACGTACCGCGCATGACCCTCGCCGAGGGGCTGGCCCGCGTGATGGCCCGCCCCGAGCGCCGCGAGGTGTTCGAGCGCGCGTGGACCCTGGCGAAGGGGAGCCTGGAGGGGAGGGCATGA